A section of the Solea solea chromosome 17, fSolSol10.1, whole genome shotgun sequence genome encodes:
- the capn3b gene encoding calpain-3b isoform X1: MQGEDQHLEKDFFLYTASVAKCKSYINLREVTERFCLPPGEYAIIPTTFEPHEEGEYILRVFSEKKSTSEETENTIETGKTQPIVFVSDRARANKEIEHDDIQGEKRKKPKHKLLEPEETDEEKHFRAIYQQISGDDMQICANELKTIMKNVLAKHSEIKTEEGFSLETCRSMIALMDTDGTGKLNLQEFKHMWKKIKQWQLIFKRYNKDKKVSISSFEMRNAINDAGFHLNKQLYDIIAMRYSDEQLNIDFDSYICCFVRLEGMFRAFNAFDKDGDGIIKLNVLEWLQLTMYS, from the exons ATGCAAGGGGAAGATCAACATCTCGAGAAGGATTTCTTCTTGTACACAGCCTCCGTAGCTAAATGCAAAAGCTACATTAATCTACGAGAGGTGACCGAACGTTTCTGTTTGCCTCCTGGGGAGTACGCCATCATCCCCACGACCTTTGAGCCCCATGAAGAGGGCGAATACATCCTCAGGGTTTTCTCCGAGAAGAAGAGCACTTCCGA GGAAACGGAGAACACCATCGAGACTGGCAAAACACAG cctattgtgtttgtgtcagacaGAGCGCGCGCCAACAAAGAGATTGAGCACGACGACATTCAgggggagaagaggaagaaaccaAAG CATAAACTGCTAGAACCCGAGGAGACAGACGAGGAAAAACATTTCAGGGCCATTTACCAACAGATTTCTGGTGAC GACATGCAGATCTGTGCCAATGAACTCAAGACCATCATGAAGAACGTGCTCGCCAAAC ATAGCGAAATAAAGACGGAAGAAGGTTTCAGCCTCGAGACGTGTCGCAGTATGATCGCTTTAATGGAC ACGGACGGGACAGGAAAGCTGAACCTGCAGGAGTTCAAGCACATGTGGAAAAAGATCAAGCAGTGGCAG ctgatATTCAAGCgttacaacaaagacaaaaaagtctccATCAGCAGTTTTGAGATGAGGAATGCCATTAATGATGCAG GCTTTCACCTCAACAAACAGCTCTACGACATCATCGCCATGCGCTACTCAGACGAACAACTCAACATCGACTTCGACAGTTACATCTGCTGCTTTGTGAGGCTCGAGGGCATGTTCA GAGCTTTCAATGCCTTTGACAAAGACGGAGACGGAATCATCAAACTCAACGTGCTGGAG TGGCTCCAGCTCACCATGTACTCTTAA
- the capn3b gene encoding calpain-3b isoform X2, whose product MPKSKVNTHKMGDRKHDKREPVVEETKVKVLLEREASFEPDEKADYAPAGANSIYSAILSRNEAVKDAKRLKTFLELRDKYVKKKVLFEDPLFPANESSLFYSHRPAMKFEWKRPSEICQSPHFIIDGANRTDICQGELGDCWLLAAIACLTLNEKLLYRVIPRDQSFTENYAGIFHFQFWRYGEWVDVVVDDRIPTCNNKLVFTKSFRKNEFWSALLEKAYAKLHGSYEALKGGNTLEAMEDFTGGVTEFFDLAEAPKDLYSIMRKALERGSLMGCSIDVVSASELETRTAQGLIRGHAYSIIALEECDEVAKDSRIRLIRLRNPWGRVLWKGPWNASSEEWSTISIADKENLKKQTVESSEFWMSFDEFKRNFTKLEMCNLTPDALQGDERHSWTVSVNEGRWVRGSSAGGCRNFPSTFWTNPQYRMQLYEEDDEPEDGKVGCTVVVALMQKGRRKQRFQGAKFLTIGFSIYEVPEEMQGEDQHLEKDFFLYTASVAKCKSYINLREVTERFCLPPGEYAIIPTTFEPHEEGEYILRVFSEKKSTSEETENTIETGKTQQDEKKKGKPIVFVSDRARANKEIEHDDIQGEKRKKPKHKLLEPEETDEEKHFRAIYQQISGDDMQICANELKTIMKNVLAKHSEIKTEEGFSLETCRSMIALMDTDGTGKLNLQEFKHMWKKIKQWQLIFKRYNKDKKVSISSFEMRNAINDAGFHLNKQLYDIIAMRYSDEQLNIDFDSYICCFVRLEGMFRAFNAFDKDGDGIIKLNVLEWLQLTMYS is encoded by the exons ATGCCAAAGTCTAAGGTAAACACTCATAAGATGGGGGACAGAAAACATGACAAGAGAGAGCCAGTTGTGGAAGAGACAAAGGTGAAAGTGCTTCTTGAACGTGAAGCGTCATTCGAGCCTGATGAAAAAGCTGATTATGCTCCTGCTGGTGCGAACTCAATCTACTCTGCGATTCTGAGCAGAAACGAGGCCGTCAAAGATGCCAAGCGCCTGAAGACATTTCTGGAGCTGCGAGACAAATATGTGAAGAAGAAGGTTCTGTTTGAGGACCCCCTGTTCCCTGCAAATGAATCCTCACTCTTCTACAGTCACAGACCTGCCATGAAGTTTGAGTGGAAACGCCCCTCG GAAATTTGTCAAAGCCCTCACTTCATCATAGATGGAGCCAACAGGACTGACATCTGTCAAGGAGaattgg GTGACTGCTGGCTGCTCGCCGCCATCGCCTGTCTGACGCTGAATGAGAAGCTGCTGTACAGAGTCATTCCAAGAGATCAGAGCTTCACTGAGAACTACGCTGGCATCTTCCATTTCCAG TTCTGGCGTTACGGGGAGTGGGTCGATGTGGTTGTGGACGACCGCATTCCCACCTGCAACAACAAGCTGGTGTTCACCAAGTCCTTCAGGAAGAACGAGTTCTGGAGCGCTCTTCTGGAAAAGGCTTACGCAAA gcTGCACGGGTCTTATGAGGCACTGAAAGGGGGGAACACACTGGAGGCCATGGAGGATTTCACAGGCGGAGTTACCGAGTTCTTTGACTTGGCCGAGGCGCCCAAAGATCTCTACAGCATCATGAGGAAGGCGCTCGAGAGAGGCTCGCTGATGGGCTGCTCCATCGAC GTTGTCTCAGCCAGTGAACTGGAGACTCGAACGGCACAGGGGCTGATCAGAGGTCATGCCTACTCCATCATAGCCCTGGAGGAG TGTGATGAAGTTGCAAAGGACTCCAGAATCCGCCTGATTCGCCTGCGCAATCCTTGGGGCCGCGTGCTGTGGAAGGGACCGTGGAATGCAAG CTCAGAGGAGTGGTCGACTATTTCCATCGCGGATAAGGagaacttaaaaaaacagactgtCGAGTCCAGTGAGTTCTG GATGTCTTTCGACGAGTTCAAGAGGAACTTCACCAAACTGGAGATGTGCAATTTGACCCCCGACGCCCTGCAGGGTGACGAAAGACACAGCTGGACGGTATCGGTCAATGAGGGCCGCTGGGTGAGAGGCAGCTCTGCTGGCGGCTGCAGGAACTTCCCAA gcacattttggacaaaccCCCAGTACCGGATGCAACTTtatgaggaggatgatgaaccAGAGGATGGAAAGGTGGGCTGCACCGTTGTTGTGGCTCTGATGCAGAAAGGCCGACGGAAGCAACGCTTCCAAGGAGCTAAATTCCTCACCATCGGGTTTTCTATCTACGAG gtacCAGAGGAG ATGCAAGGGGAAGATCAACATCTCGAGAAGGATTTCTTCTTGTACACAGCCTCCGTAGCTAAATGCAAAAGCTACATTAATCTACGAGAGGTGACCGAACGTTTCTGTTTGCCTCCTGGGGAGTACGCCATCATCCCCACGACCTTTGAGCCCCATGAAGAGGGCGAATACATCCTCAGGGTTTTCTCCGAGAAGAAGAGCACTTCCGA GGAAACGGAGAACACCATCGAGACTGGCAAAACACAG CAAGacgagaaaaagaaaggaaag cctattgtgtttgtgtcagacaGAGCGCGCGCCAACAAAGAGATTGAGCACGACGACATTCAgggggagaagaggaagaaaccaAAG CATAAACTGCTAGAACCCGAGGAGACAGACGAGGAAAAACATTTCAGGGCCATTTACCAACAGATTTCTGGTGAC GACATGCAGATCTGTGCCAATGAACTCAAGACCATCATGAAGAACGTGCTCGCCAAAC ATAGCGAAATAAAGACGGAAGAAGGTTTCAGCCTCGAGACGTGTCGCAGTATGATCGCTTTAATGGAC ACGGACGGGACAGGAAAGCTGAACCTGCAGGAGTTCAAGCACATGTGGAAAAAGATCAAGCAGTGGCAG ctgatATTCAAGCgttacaacaaagacaaaaaagtctccATCAGCAGTTTTGAGATGAGGAATGCCATTAATGATGCAG GCTTTCACCTCAACAAACAGCTCTACGACATCATCGCCATGCGCTACTCAGACGAACAACTCAACATCGACTTCGACAGTTACATCTGCTGCTTTGTGAGGCTCGAGGGCATGTTCA GAGCTTTCAATGCCTTTGACAAAGACGGAGACGGAATCATCAAACTCAACGTGCTGGAG TGGCTCCAGCTCACCATGTACTCTTAA